A segment of the Planktothrix serta PCC 8927 genome:
GATGGGAGCCTCAAGAATAGCTTGAGCTTTGTTTTTTTGATTCTGAGTTATTGTTTGATTCGGATCAAACCCAATAGATTTTAAGAGTTCATTCCACTGATTTTTGATAGTGGAATCTGTGGATTTTTCCAATCGTAAAGCCGCTAAAGTTGCCATTGTTTCATACCAAAGTCCCTCTTGGGCGTATACTTTTAGTTTTTCTAATGGATCTTGAGTTTGTTCTAATTGACGTTTTTGATCTGCACTTAAAGCAATGGGATTAATCCATCCACTAACGAGAATATCATTAGAAGAATCACCGTTACTGCATTTAATTGTTAGATACCAGCGATAATTTTTATTTTCTTCTAAGGTAATAAATTTAGAGTTCGGAGACCATTGAATTCCCACAATTCCAGGGCGATCAATACTCAAAGGAAATGTGGTTTTGTAGAGGGTTTTATCGGTTTCATCTGTAATTTCAAATTCTAATATCTTTTGATCGAGTGTCCCTGGAATATAAAGAAAAAATGCGGGTTGACCTGATGCTGTGCGCCCCATTGTAGACTCTGGAATTAACGCGGTAATCGGACTGGGACAATTTGTCCCGCGAGTTCCACCCCCTTCCCGACGCCCCGGTATACCCCGTTGAGGAGGGGTAAAGGCATTCCAGTCTGTA
Coding sequences within it:
- a CDS encoding DUF928 domain-containing protein, with product MARPMFFLHRATLGLTLLLQIVVTNSLIVPAAHSVSSPPDGREGQGAVTPGSGDRVQQPEQPSPTGNSPFTDWNAFTPPQRGIPGRREGGGTRGTNCPSPITALIPESTMGRTASGQPAFFLYIPGTLDQKILEFEITDETDKTLYKTTFPLSIDRPGIVGIQWSPNSKFITLEENKNYRWYLTIKCSNGDSSNDILVSGWINPIALSADQKRQLEQTQDPLEKLKVYAQEGLWYETMATLAALRLEKSTDSTIKNQWNELLKSIGFDPNQTITQNQKNKAQAILEAPILKIQTNQ